A part of Actinomycetota bacterium genomic DNA contains:
- a CDS encoding DNA-directed RNA polymerase subunit beta: MPSRVSPRLSFAKIPEVLPIPNLLALQYESFQWFLEEGLKEIFDAISPIEDFTGELALDLADHRFGDPPRSVEECKERDAHYSRPLFVTARFVNKKTGEIKEQQVFLGDFPMMTDKSVFIINGTERVVVSQLVRSPGVYFDRTPDKTSDREIHSTKMIPGRGAWLEFDTDKRGTIGVRVDRKRRQHVTAFLRALGIAETDEEILDLFEGAAAIRTTLERDTTIDREDALLDLYRKLRPGEPTTVESARGLLQTLFKNPKRYDLTKVGRYKMNQKFGRPIPEEYEPATMGLLTDDDILDAIGYLIALHAGQAMFMTRAGIEIPVRIDDIDHFGNRRIRTVGELIQNQVRVGLTRLERVVRERMTTQDSDAITPQSLINIRPVISAINEFFGSSQLSQFMDQPNPLAGVTHRRRLSALGPGGLSRERAGFEVRDVHSSHYGRMCPIETPEGPNIGLIGSLATYAQVNKYGFIETPYRKVVDGKVTNQIDYLTASEEERFVIAQANAALNADGTFAKDRVLVRMSGGGGEVDSVPPSEIDYMDVSPKQIVSIATALIPFLEHDDANRALMGSNMQRQAVPLVHPEAPLVGTGIESRLALDSGDMVVSKVAGTVVDVTGDSIVIKETGKNVKHIHRVQKFERSNQGTSMNQKPIVSIGDKVKVGSVLADGHSTDRGELALGRNLLVAFMPWRGHNYEDAIVISERLVKEDVLTSIHIEEHEIRARDTKLGAEEITRDIPNVAEESLRNLDDDGIIRVGAEVGPGDYLVGKVTPKGETELTPEERLLRAIFGEKAREVRDTSLRVPHGETGKIIGVRILRRAEGYDLKPGVNEMVRVYVAQQRKISAGDKLAGRHGNKGVISKVLPVEDMPFLADGTPVDIILSPLGVPSRMNLGQVLETHLGWAAAQGWEPFEGDSPAAKGAEPWTRVATPVFDGAGEDEIADVIAHALPNRDGQRLVNESGKAVLYDGRDGEPFDTPITVGYIYVLKLVHLVDDKIHARSTGPYSMITQQPLGGKAQFGGQRFGEMEVWALEAYGAAYALQELLTIKSDDVAGRVKVYEAIVKGENIPEPGIPESFKVLIKEMQSLCLNVEMLSAGEEVELRDLEEDVYRTTESLGIDLSRPERRETTTV; the protein is encoded by the coding sequence TTGCCCTCGCGCGTCAGCCCACGTCTGTCCTTTGCAAAAATCCCCGAAGTTCTGCCGATCCCCAATCTCCTCGCTCTTCAATACGAAAGTTTCCAGTGGTTTCTCGAAGAGGGACTGAAGGAGATCTTCGACGCGATCTCGCCGATTGAAGACTTTACGGGGGAGCTTGCGCTCGATCTCGCAGACCATCGCTTCGGGGATCCGCCGCGTTCCGTCGAAGAATGCAAGGAACGCGATGCCCATTACTCGCGTCCTCTGTTCGTCACCGCCCGGTTCGTCAACAAGAAGACCGGAGAGATCAAAGAGCAGCAGGTGTTCCTCGGCGATTTCCCGATGATGACCGACAAGAGCGTGTTCATCATCAACGGCACCGAGCGTGTCGTGGTCAGCCAGCTCGTGCGGTCACCCGGTGTCTACTTCGACCGTACGCCGGACAAGACCTCCGATCGCGAGATCCACAGTACGAAGATGATCCCCGGCCGAGGTGCATGGCTCGAGTTCGACACGGACAAGCGCGGCACGATCGGCGTGCGCGTTGATCGGAAGCGTCGTCAGCATGTCACCGCGTTCCTGCGGGCGCTCGGCATCGCCGAGACGGACGAGGAGATCCTCGACTTGTTCGAAGGCGCGGCAGCCATCCGGACGACGCTCGAACGTGATACGACGATCGATCGCGAGGACGCACTCCTGGATCTGTATCGCAAGCTCCGTCCGGGTGAGCCGACGACGGTCGAGTCTGCTCGTGGACTGTTGCAGACACTGTTCAAGAATCCCAAGCGTTACGACCTGACCAAGGTTGGTCGCTACAAGATGAACCAGAAGTTCGGTCGTCCGATTCCGGAGGAGTATGAGCCGGCCACGATGGGACTGTTGACCGACGACGACATCCTCGATGCGATCGGCTACCTCATCGCCCTGCACGCCGGTCAGGCGATGTTCATGACCAGGGCCGGGATCGAGATCCCGGTACGGATCGATGACATAGACCATTTTGGCAACCGTCGTATTCGGACCGTTGGTGAACTGATCCAGAACCAGGTGCGCGTCGGGTTGACTCGACTGGAGCGGGTGGTTCGTGAGCGGATGACGACACAGGATTCCGATGCGATCACACCCCAGAGCCTGATCAACATCCGTCCCGTCATCTCGGCCATCAACGAGTTCTTCGGCTCGAGTCAGTTGAGCCAGTTCATGGACCAGCCGAACCCGCTCGCCGGAGTCACCCACCGGCGCCGTCTCTCCGCGCTTGGGCCGGGCGGTCTCTCCCGTGAACGGGCAGGATTCGAGGTTCGTGACGTTCACTCGTCTCACTACGGCCGCATGTGTCCGATCGAGACGCCGGAAGGTCCGAACATCGGCCTGATCGGTTCGTTGGCCACGTACGCACAGGTCAACAAGTACGGATTCATCGAGACTCCCTACCGCAAGGTCGTCGATGGGAAGGTGACCAATCAGATCGACTATCTGACCGCTTCGGAAGAGGAGCGTTTCGTCATCGCGCAGGCCAACGCCGCGCTGAATGCCGACGGTACGTTCGCCAAGGACAGGGTTCTCGTGCGGATGTCCGGTGGTGGCGGCGAAGTCGACTCTGTGCCGCCATCGGAGATCGACTACATGGACGTCTCTCCGAAGCAGATCGTCTCGATTGCCACGGCACTGATTCCGTTCCTCGAACACGACGATGCGAACCGGGCGTTGATGGGGTCGAACATGCAGCGACAGGCTGTGCCCCTCGTACACCCCGAAGCACCGCTCGTCGGAACCGGTATCGAAAGTCGGCTTGCCCTGGACTCGGGTGACATGGTCGTCTCGAAGGTCGCCGGCACGGTCGTCGACGTGACGGGCGACTCCATCGTCATCAAGGAAACCGGCAAGAACGTCAAGCACATTCACAGGGTGCAGAAGTTCGAACGTTCGAACCAGGGGACGTCGATGAACCAGAAGCCGATCGTTTCGATCGGGGACAAGGTCAAAGTCGGGTCCGTTCTCGCCGATGGTCACTCGACCGATCGTGGCGAGTTGGCTCTCGGGCGAAACCTGCTCGTGGCGTTCATGCCGTGGAGGGGACACAACTACGAGGACGCGATCGTGATCTCCGAGCGGCTCGTCAAAGAAGACGTCCTCACTTCGATCCACATAGAGGAGCACGAGATCAGGGCCAGGGATACCAAACTGGGCGCCGAAGAGATCACTCGGGACATCCCGAACGTGGCGGAGGAATCCCTCAGGAATCTCGACGATGACGGGATCATCCGTGTCGGGGCCGAAGTCGGACCCGGTGACTACCTGGTCGGCAAGGTCACTCCGAAAGGCGAGACCGAACTGACGCCGGAAGAGCGGCTGCTGAGGGCCATCTTTGGTGAGAAAGCCCGCGAGGTCCGTGACACGTCGCTGCGCGTGCCGCACGGCGAGACCGGCAAGATCATCGGCGTTCGCATTCTGCGGCGTGCTGAAGGGTACGACCTCAAACCCGGCGTCAATGAGATGGTGCGGGTCTACGTCGCCCAGCAGCGCAAGATATCGGCCGGTGACAAGCTGGCGGGTCGCCACGGAAACAAGGGTGTGATCTCCAAGGTTCTGCCCGTCGAGGACATGCCGTTCCTCGCGGACGGCACCCCGGTGGACATCATCCTGTCGCCGCTCGGTGTGCCGTCACGGATGAATCTCGGCCAGGTGTTGGAGACCCACCTCGGGTGGGCAGCCGCACAGGGATGGGAACCGTTCGAAGGGGACAGCCCTGCGGCCAAAGGCGCCGAACCGTGGACCCGGGTCGCAACGCCCGTATTCGACGGAGCCGGCGAAGACGAGATAGCCGATGTCATCGCACACGCGTTGCCCAATCGCGACGGGCAACGGCTCGTCAACGAGTCCGGCAAAGCCGTGCTCTACGACGGTCGCGACGGCGAGCCGTTCGATACCCCGATCACGGTGGGCTACATCTACGTCTTGAAACTGGTCCACCTCGTCGACGACAAGATCCATGCCCGTTCGACCGGCCCCTACTCGATGATCACCCAGCAGCCTCTTGGAGGCAAGGCCCAGTTCGGCGGGCAGCGGTTCGGAGAGATGGAGGTGTGGGCGTTGGAGGCCTACGGTGCCGCCTATGCGCTCCAGGAGCTGCTCACGATCAAGTCGGATGATGTCGCAGGCCGTGTGAAGGTCTACGAGGCGATCGTCAAGGGTGAGAACATTCCGGAGCCGGGGATACCGGAATCGTTCAAGGTCCTGATCAAGGAAATGCAGAGTCTCTGCCTCAACGTCGAGATGCTCTCGGCGGGTGAGGAAGTGGAACTCCGCGACCTGGAAGAAGACGTCTACCGCACGACAGAATCTCTTGGGATCGACTTGTCCCGTCCTGAACGCCGCGAGACCACCACCGTCTGA
- the rplL gene encoding 50S ribosomal protein L7/L12, translating into MAKMTTEELLEVFEGMTVLELKDFLDAFEEKFDVTAAAPITVAAVAAGGGEDAAEQEKDEFDVVLSAIGDKKIQVIKEVRALTSLGLKEAKALVDNAPGVVLEGVDKEAAEKAKEQLESAGATVELK; encoded by the coding sequence ATGGCCAAAATGACGACAGAAGAACTCTTGGAAGTCTTTGAAGGAATGACCGTCCTGGAGTTGAAAGATTTTCTCGATGCGTTCGAGGAGAAGTTCGATGTGACCGCGGCCGCACCGATCACCGTGGCTGCAGTTGCCGCCGGTGGCGGCGAGGACGCCGCCGAGCAGGAGAAAGACGAGTTCGATGTCGTTCTCTCCGCGATCGGCGACAAGAAGATCCAGGTCATCAAAGAAGTTCGGGCTCTGACCAGCCTCGGATTGAAAGAGGCCAAGGCGTTGGTCGACAATGCACCCGGAGTCGTGCTCGAGGGTGTCGACAAAGAGGCTGCCGAGAAGGCCAAAGAACAACTCGAGAGCGCCGGAGCAACCGTCGAACTCAAGTAG